The sequence below is a genomic window from Selenomonas ruminantium subsp. lactilytica TAM6421.
TAGTGAGGTGGTTTTATTGCGGAAGCAGATGTTCTTGTTAGTGTTATTTACTTTGGTATGTATGTGTTTTATGGCTGCCCCGGCGGCAGCATCCATATTGGTGAAGGAAGGTTCCAGCGGTGAGGCGGTACGCCATGTCCAGGAACTTCTGATCGAACAGGGCTTTCTCGAAGGCGAAGCCGACGGGGACTGCGGCCCCCTGACCGTGGCCGCCATCGAGAAATTTCAGGAATTCCGGGGCCTGACCGTGGATGGTGTCTGCGGTGACGGTACCTATTACTACCTTTCCGGCGGCGAGACTTATGAGAGCGCTGAAGAACCGGCAGCAGAGGCTGAGACGGAGGAGCGTGATGGAGGCGTTGTCTCTGGTGGCCGGGCTATATATGTATCAGCTACCGGCTATAGTGCCTACGATCCCGGCAATGGCAGCCGCACCGCCAGCGGCACATTGGTGCGCAGGGGCGTCATTGCCGTAGATCCCGCTGTGATCCCGCTGGGGACAAAGGTGTTCATTCCGGGCTATGGCCAGGCCGTGGCGGAAGATGTCGGCGGTGATATCAAAGGACATCGCATCGATGTGGCCTTTGACACCCATGAGGAAGCCCTGCAGTTCGGGCGGCGCGATTTAGAGATCATCATAATTGAATAGAATTTTACGTTGTTCCTCGGAAGCAAGGTTATCCTGCATCCGGGGGATATTTTTTTGCCTGCGTGCTGAATGGATGCTTTTGAAGTTGTTGTTTATTTGTGCAATGTATACATACATACATTACAAAATGTGTACTTTTTGCTCGAAGCGACTTGTCAGTGTATACTCTCTATGCTATAATGGTATATGAGATATGAAAGATTTGTTTTAATTTATCGGTCAATTGACACAATAGGAGGGGTAAGAATGAGATTTGCAAGCTTGAAGAAAGCCCTGGTGGCAGGGCTGGCAGTTGTGGCGCTGGCGGCGGTGTTTACCGGCTGCGGTGGGGACAATGCCGCCGAGAAGAAGTTTCTGAACATCGGTACCGGTGGTACGGCAGGTACATATTACCCCATCGGCGGTGCCATGGCGGAAATCCTCAATAAGGATATCCCGGGCATGAATGCCAGTGCTCAGAGCACCGGGGCATCGGTGGCCAATATTAATATGCTGAAGGATGGTTCTGTGGACTTGGCTATCGTTCAGAATGATATCACCTATTATGCCGTGAACGGCACGGAAATGTTCAAGGATAAGAAAGTGGATGGCCTCAAGGGTATTGCCACCCTCTATCCGGAAACCTGTCAGGCCGTAACCTTGGACAGCAGCGGCATCAAATCCATTGCTGACCTCAAGGGCAAGAAGGTCGCTGTAGGGGCCATGGGTTCCGGCGTGGAAGCCAATGCCCGTCAGATCATGGAAGCTTATGGCATTACCTATAATGACATCCAGGTACAGTACCTGTCCTTTGCGGAAGCAGCCAGCGCCCTTAAAGATGGCAACATCGACGCGGCTTTCCTGACGGCCGGTTATCCGACCTCTGCCGTACAGGATATCGCTTCCCAGCACAAAGTCCGCCTGCTGCCGGTAGATGCCGACAAGGCTGATGCGCTGATCGCGAAATATCCGTTCTACACCAAGACCAAGATTCCGGCTGGCACCTATGCAGGCTTCGATGAAGATGTGCCGGCAGTATCCGTGATGGCTATGCTGGTAGCCAATGACAAGGTGGATGACAAGCTGGGTTATGAGATCACCAAGGCGCTGTTCAAGAACCTGGATCGTCTCCATGCCGCTCATTCTGCTGCCAAGGCTATCCTGAAGGAGAAAGCGCTCGAAGGTATGTCCTTGCCTGTCAATGCAGGGGCTGAGAAGTTCTTCAAAGAGTAAACAGTGTTAGTTGGGGGCTGTTGCACGGCGTGTGACAGCCCTTTTTTGAAAGGTGATATTCTTGCAAAAAGAGTTTTTGCTATGTGGATTAGGACTGATTCTGGCCTTGTGGCAGATACTTACCCTGCCATGTGTCGTCATGTGGGCTGGAGGCCAGCGCCTTTACTTAGGCGAGGCGGCAGCAGGTTTTCCCCTGTCCCTGCGCTTCATCCATTCGGTGCAGAAGACGCCGGTGGAGGAATTTCTGGCCGTGGACGAGGAGCGGCAGCATTTCGTGCTCAAGGCCACGAAATACCAGTCCTTCGGCGTAGGTTTGCCCTTTGATGAGACGGAGGGCGAGTTCGTGCAGGAGGGGGATCATTTCTGGCTGCGGGGGCAGAACCGCAGCTATCCCCGGCTGGATTTCCGCGTCGGTGTAGGCACGGAGCTCAGCATGAAGCTGGGGGGACGGAGCTTTCCCCTGTATAAGGAATATGAACCAGGAACTTTGGTATCGGTGGAGCTGATGCCTTTATGGAAAGGATTGGTTATGAATGAATGAACATGATGCGAAACGGGCAGAGGCCGTGCTGAAGGAGTTTGACAAAGAGTCAGACACCATGGAATATACGGGGGTTATGGCAAAGATCGTAGCCTTCATCGCCATCGCCTTTTCTGTGTTCCAGCTCTATACGGCCACCTTCGGAGTGCTGGATGCCCAGCTGCAGCGCGGCATCCATTTGGGCTTTGGCCTGGCGCTGGTGTATCTGCTCTATCCCACGCGGAAAAGCTGGTCCCGGCATAAACTCCATCCGCTGGATCTGGTGCTGGCCATCCTGGGGGCGGCAGCACCGGGTTATATCGTCTATGAATACCAGCATCTGGTCATGCGGGCCGGCGTGGTCTCGGATATGGACCTCATCATTGGCCTTACCGGCATTTTGCTGGTGATTGAAGCGGCCCGCCGCGTGGTGGGCGTGCCCATGGTCTGCGTGGTGCTGGCCTTCCTGGCCTATGCCTTTGCGGGGCCGTATATGCCGGGGGTTTTAGCGCACAGAGGATTGACGCTTTCCCAGCTGGTCGGCCATCTCTTCTACACGACAGAAGGTGTCTTCGGCATTCCTTTGGGGGTATCCTCCACCTTCATCTTCCTGTTTATCCTGTTCGGTGCTTATCTTGAGTCCACGGGGCTGGGGAAATTCTTCATCGATCTGGCCAACTCCATTGCCGGCTGGGCCAGCGGCGGCCCGGCAAAAGTGGCGGTTCTGTCCTCGGGGCTCATGGGCACGGTGTCCGGCAGCTCGGTGGCCAACGTGGTGGGGACAGGGTCCCTTACCATTCCCATGATGAAGAAACTGGGCTATCATAAGAACTTTGCCGGGGCCGTGGAGGCAGCAGCTTCCACCGGCGGACAGCTGATGCCGCCGGTCATGGGCGCCGCAGCCTTCCTGATGGCGGAGTTCGTGGGGGTTCCCTATATCGATATCGTCAAGGCGGCTGTAGTACCTGCCCTGCTCTACTTTGCCGGTGTATGGCTGGGGGTGCATTTCGAAGCCAAGCGGGGCAAGCTCAAAGGCCTGCCCAAGGATCAGTTGCCCCATTTCTTCACCCTGCTGAAGGAGCGCGGGCATCTGGCTCTGCCGCTGGTCATCATCGTCTATCTGCTGGTTTCCGGTTATACCCCAATGCGGGCGGCGCTGGTGGCCATCGTGCTGGCCATCCTTTGCTCGGCCCTCAGGAAATCCACCCGCATGCAGCCCATTGAGATCGTGCGGGGGCTGGAAAAGGGTGCGAAGAATGTCCTGGGCGTGCTGGTGGCCTGTGCGGCGGCCGGTATCATTATCGGCGTAGTGACGAAAACAGGCGTGGGGCTGAAGCTGGCTTCCGGCCTGCTGACCTTGTCCGGCGGACTGCTGCTGCCCACCATGTTCTTCACGATGATCACGGCCATCCTGCTGGGTATGGGCGTGCCCACAACGGCCAACTACGTCATCACCTCCACCATTGCGGCACCGGCCCTGGTGCAGATGGGTGTGCCAGTGCTGGCGGCTCATATGTTCGTATTCTATTTCGGCATCATCGCCGACGTCACCCCGCCGGTGGCTTTGGCGGCTTATGCGGGTTCCGGCATCAGTGGCGGCAACGCATTGAAGACTGGTGTCAATGCTTCGAAGCTGGCCATTGCGGCTTTCATCATTCCCTATATCTTCGTGATGTCACCGGTGCTGTTGATGATGAGCGGCACAGTGCCGGAACTGCTGCTTTCCACGATCACGGCTTTGGGCGGCATGGTGGCCATCAGCTCGGCGCTGATCGGCTATCTGGCTGTTGACTGCCGGACGGTGGAACGGCTGATCCTCGTGGTGGCTGGCCTGCTGATGATCCAGCCGGGATTGGCAACAGATGCCATTGGTCTGGTGCTCTTTGGCCTGATTCTGGCCGGGCAGCTGAAGCGTCGCCCCAAAGAGGCTTGATGTGTATATTTAAGGACTGTGAGTGTTCACAGTCCTTTTCTTTATGGCGGAATGCCGTTATAATATTATGGTAAAGGAGACTGTTTTTTGGGGGGAGCCTATGAACCGTGCGATTTCTTTTCTGGCAGAGATCCTGCTGCCCATGGCCATGCGCATATCGGAGATCCGCTATCTGCAGGCCATGCGGGAGGCTTTTGCCATTTTGCTGCCCTTTATCCTGGTAGCATCGTTCTTCGGCATTGCCCAGTGGGTGGTGCTGGATCCCTGGGGGACGGTGATGGGAGATAACGGGCTGAATCTGGGACAGGCCATTACCGGGCTCAATCCCGCTGACGAAGCCTATAAGAAATGTGATTTTGTTCGGTCCCTGCTGATGATCCAGGGCCTTTGCGACAGCGTGGTCAACGTCGGCTTTGGCCTGATGTCCCTGCTGCTGGTGGCGTCCCTGGGATACCGGCTGGGGGTTATCTGGCAGGGAGATCCCTTTATCACCGCCTTGACGGCGCTGGGGGCTTTCATCATCGTTACGCCCCAGGCCGTTGGCGGCACGGCGGGGCTGGACCTGCAATATCTGGGCAACCGGGCGGTGCTGACGGCTCTTTTGGTGGCGACAGGTGCGGCCTGGCTTTTTATCCGGCTGGCGAAAAACGGAAATCTCCGCATCGACATGCCTGCTTCCGTGCCCCAGACGGTAGCAAAATCCTTTGCCTGCCTGCTGCCCATGCTCATCACCTTTTGGTGCTTTGCTCTCTTCGCCCTGTTCCTGGCGCAGATGGATTTCCTGGGCACCACTTCCCTGAACGAACTGATCTACGCGTTGATCCAGGCACCGCTCATGGGCTTTTCCCAGGGGCTGGGCTTTGCCCTGCTCTTCCAGGGTATGACCTGGCTGCTCTGGTGGCTGGGAATCCACGGCCATAATGTGACCTCCGTGATCCAGAATATGGTGTATGTGCCGGCCCAGCTGGCCAATCAGTCGGGGGATGGAGCCTATATCATCTCCAATGGCTTCTTTGAAGCGGGGCTCCTGCATGTGCTGGCCCTGCTGCTGGCAGTGCTGATCTTTTCCCGGAAGGAGAGCTGGCGGGCGGTGGCCAAGGTGGGCTTTCCGGCGCTGTTCTTCAACATTCAGGAGCCCCTTTATTTCGGCCTGCCCATCGTCCTCAATCCCCTGCTGCTGATCCCCTATGTGCTGGCTCCCATGGTGAACACGGTGATTGGCTGGCTGGCTCTGTCCTTGGAGCTGGTGCCCATCTTCAAGTATCTGGTGCCCTGGACCATGCCGCCTGTCTTCGGCGGCATCATCGGCACGGGCTCCCTGTCCGGCGGTGTTTTGCAGCTGGTATGGCTGTTGGTGGATATTTTGATTTACGCGCCCTTTGTGGTAGTGGCGAACCGGACGAAAGATGATTAAATATACAGGAAAGGGACTGTGTGCATACACAGTCCCTTTTTGCAGTCCGTTAGTCCTGCGGCTGCAAGGCTTTCCACAGCACTTGCGAGCTCAGGGCACTTACGGAGTGCCGTTCAAACGCTTCTTGCATTTGCTGCCCCAGACCAATCGTGTCTGAGAGCGTTGCATCTGTGGCTTGCTTCAGCAGGAATATATCTTCCTCCAAAGCCGAAAAACTAATGCCTGGTTCCAAAACGTCCGAACCCCCTATACAGTTGTTTGGTTGTACAACCATGTATAATTATACTAAATGGAAAGGACATTTGGCAATGAGGGAGAGGCAAAATATTTTTATGGAAAATATCGCGCAAAGGCGTTATAATATCTTCATTATGCTTATTCGTGAATAGAAAGAGAGGCTTTTATGATAACGAAGGAACTGATCACCCGCATCAACGAACTGTCCCGCAAGCAGCGTTCTACGGGGCTGACGGAGGAAGAGAAGAAAGAGCAGAAGAATCTGCGGGAAATATATTTAGAGGGCATCCGCGGCCAGATGCGGCAGATGCTGGATAATATCGAAATTGTCGATGATCCCAGGGCGGCTGCAGGCATGCAGGCACCGCTTTCCAAAGAGCCCCGCATCACCCACATCAACGAGGTGGCCATCAACCTGCGCCCTTATGTGAATTGATATAAATTTACACAACGTGAAAAGGGACTGCCACCCATGGATAGCAATCCCTTTTCAAAGAAGGGGTCCAAACTGCCGCTGCTTTAAATGCCCAAAACCTGCGACTAGCAGGTGGGTGCCCTAAGTCTGGCTTCCGCATGACGCCGAGGCGAACTTCCACCAGAATCAAATCAGGCTCCCTGTAAAAAATGTAGGTTGGACATTCCAAAAGCCCGCGCACACCCCAGGCTGATCCTTCTTTGTAAGTATAGTAGCACAAAAAAAATACAAGTGCAAGACTTGACAAATACAAACTTTTGAAAATATTTATTTAATTTGCTCATATCCGCAAAATAATTGTCATTACGGGCTAAATCATATATAATTAGGTGTAGAGAACGTTGTTTTAAAGGAGAAACGATCATGGAAAATAAATTCAGCGTGGCCATCAGTTTCGGCCATGATTTAGGTTGGATCGATTATGATGGGGACAGCAGATCTGCTGTAGTCAATATCAAGAATGATGAGGCCAAGAGCCTGACGGAAAAATATCTGGCGGAAAAACACAGCATCAAGGTGCCCCATGAAACCCTCATGGACTTCACCGCCGAGGAAGTAGAGCCCCTGGCCGATGTCAAGAGCTTCAAACTGGCCCTGACGAGACTGTGGAATGCCACGAAGGTGCATGTGGATTGGAGCCGTCCGGTGGACTATGTAAAGCAGCATCCCAGCTACTGAGATACAGCCCCTGCGGGGGCTGCTTTTGTTATGTGGAGGTAAAGGCGATGAGAATACATAAGATAATATTGGGGCTGGTGACGCTGCTGTGTCTGGCTTTTGCCCAATTGGCCCAGGCCGTGCCCCAGGATGATTTCCATGCGAAATACAGGCTGGTGCAGGTGATTGTCCTGTCCCGTCACAATATCCGCGCCCCCTTTTTCGGGCCGGAATCCTCATTGAACGAGGTTACGGATCATGCCTGGCATGATTTTGGCGTGGCCGCCGGGGAGCTTACCCCCAGAGGGGCGCAGATGGAAGAATATATGGGACGTTATTTCCGGCAGTATCTGGAACAGGAAGGCCTGTTTTCGCCGGAATACTTGCCGGAAAGCCGGGATATCCGCTTTACGGCCAATGGTTTCCAACGCACCATTGCCACCGCCCAGAATTTTGCCAAGGGATTTTTCCCTGGGGTAGAGGCGAAAGTGGACTACCGGGGCAATGTGGGGGATGCAGATCCCACCTTCCTGCCGGGAACAGAGGGGCATAAGGAGGCCTTTGCGGCAGACAATTTGGCAGCCGTAGAGGCATTGGGGGGCAGCCGCAAGCTGCTGCAGGATATCACGCCGGGGATCGGGATTGCGGCCAAGGTGCTGGACCGGCCGGTTGTAGATACCACCGATGTCACGGTGTCGGTGGATGACCGCCTGCATATCAGCAAGAGCTTCCGCCCCCTAATGAAGGCCTGTGATGCGCTGACCTTGCAGTATTATGAGCTGGGGCCGGATCAGGCAGCCTTTGGCCATCAGCTGAGCTTCAAGGAGTGGCAGGAAATCGCCGCGGTAAAGGATTGGGGCATCCATCTCTACCGCCATGTGCCGGCTCTCTCCCGGGCCCTTTCCCGTCCCCTGCTCTCCGTGATACAGGAGGAACTTAACACCCGTCAGCGTAAGTTCACCTTTCTCTGCGGCCACGATACCAATATTGCCTCCGTCATGGGGGCCATGGAGGTAAAGGACACGCCCTTGCCGGAAACCATCGAGCAGGAAGCACCCATCGGCTGCAAGATCGTGGTGGAGGAGTGGGAGGACAAGACTGGGGAAAGCTTTATCAATCTGAAACTGGTCTATCCCAAGAGCGACCAGCTGGCCAAGGCAGAACCCCTGACCGCTGTCAATCCCCCGGAGGCAGTGCCATTGCATCTGCAGAATATCCATGCCAATGAAGACGGCCTGATCACCATGCAGGACTTCCAGCAGCGCCTCACGGACGCCATTGTCAGCGATGCGGAACTCCTGGGAATTCATTACTGAGATGTTATCAAAAAACAAGAAGATTTGAGGAGAGTCCATGGATAAGATGTTGAAGCGGAGGCTGATGGCGGCTGTCGTTCTGGTATTCCTGCTGGCAGTGCTGGGGGGCGGACTTTTTGCTTCCCGCCTGTTCCCCCAGGTGCCTGCGGCCGTAGAGAAGACAAAGGAAGCGCTGACAGGGCAGGAGACAAAGCGCCCGCTGACCATTGATGAACAGGTGGAGGAGATTGTTTCCTCCATGTCCACCACAGAAAAAATCGGCCAATTGATGGTGATTGGCGTGCAGGGAACTGAGGCCAATGAAGATGCCCTGTATGTGCTGCATCAGTTCCATTATGGCGGCATCATTCTCTTTGACCGCAATCTTGAGAGCAAGGCCCAGACCAAGGCGCTGGTGCAGGATCTGCAGGCCGGAGCTGATGAGAAGCTGCCGCTCTTTGTGGGCATAGACGAAGAAGGCGGCCGGGTGGTGCGCGGCAAGGATTTCATCACCCCACCCCCCTCCCAGGAAGCCGTGGGAAAACAAGGCGAGCCACAGCAGGCGCAGAAGCTGGCCAAATCCACGGCAGCCGAGCTGAAGGAAATGGGCATCAATGTGAATTTTGCCCCTGTGGCGGATGTGGGAGCGGCTGACGGCCGTTCCTACAGCAAGGAGCCTTATGAAACTCTGAAATTTGTGCAGGCGGCAGGCGAGGGGTATAAAGAGAGCGGCATGGTCTATGCCCTGAAACATTTCCCCGGGATCGGCCGCGGGCTGGTGGATTCCCATAAGGAAATCTCCTCCATTGAGGCTGGGGAAAGCGAACTGCGCAAGGTGGATCTGGTGCCTTTCCGGGAGATGATCAATGATACCGGCAAAGGTAAGGATCTTGACTATATGGTGATGGTGGGACATCTGAACTATCCTGCCTTTGACAAGGACAATCCCGCTAGTCTGTCCAGGAAAATCATCACGGATCTGCTGCGGCAGGAGATGGGCTATCAGGGCCTTGTCATTACCGATGATCTGGAAATGGGCGCCATTGCCAATCATCGCTCCTTCCGTCAGGTGGGCGTGGAGGCCATCCTTGCCGGCTGTGATATCGTGCTGGTCTGCCATGAATACCAGCACGCCGAAGACGTCTATATGGGCATCTATGAAGCAGTGCAAAACGGGAAGATCAGCGAGATGCGCCTGAACGAATCGGTACGCCGGGTAGTGAAAGCCAAGCTCCTGCACGGTTTGCGCCCGGCTGATCATTGAAAACTGCCGGAAATGTGACAAGACAAAATCATATCGCATAGAATGAAAAAGGGACGACCAGCGCAGAAATAACTGCCTGATCGTCCCTTTTTATTCGCAAGAAAAAGCCCGCGCAAACGCGCGAGCCCTTGATTTCACTGGCAGAGAGGGTGGGATTCGAACCCACGGTGGCTATTAACCACACTTGATTTCGAGTCAAGCACCTTCGACCACTCGGACACCTCTCCATATGTTCATAACTGAACAACAAATATTATAACATAATAATCATATGAGTGTAAAGGTCAAGTTTTATTCCAGCCAGAAATATGGTATAGTAAGAAGGTAGCGATTTCATTTCTGAACATATGGAAAGAAGGCAGATTATGAGTATCCGTATCGGTATTTTAGGTTATGGCAATCTGGGTCGGGGCGTGGAGTGCGCGGTGAAGGCCAATGATGATTTGGAACTGGTGGCGGTGTTTACCCGCCGCGATCCGGCGCTTTTGACCATCAAGACTCCGGGTGTGCCGGTGGTGAATGTCAGTGATGTGGAAGAGTGGGAAGACAAGATCGATGTCATGATCCTCTGCGGCGGCAGTGCCACAGATCTGCCGGTACAGACGCCTCATTATGCCAAGCTCTTCAATGTAGTGGATAGCTTTGACACCCATGCGCGGATTCCGGAGCATTTTGCCAATGTGGATAAGGCTGCCAAGGAAAATGGTCATGTGGGCATCATTTCCGTGGGCTGGGACCCGGGACTGTTCTCTTTGGCCCGTGTCTACAGCAATGCCATCCTGCCCCAGGGCAAGGATTATACCTTCTGGGGCCGTGGTGTTTCCCAGGGTCATTCC
It includes:
- a CDS encoding 3D domain-containing protein; its protein translation is MFLLVLFTLVCMCFMAAPAAASILVKEGSSGEAVRHVQELLIEQGFLEGEADGDCGPLTVAAIEKFQEFRGLTVDGVCGDGTYYYLSGGETYESAEEPAAEAETEERDGGVVSGGRAIYVSATGYSAYDPGNGSRTASGTLVRRGVIAVDPAVIPLGTKVFIPGYGQAVAEDVGGDIKGHRIDVAFDTHEEALQFGRRDLEIIIIE
- a CDS encoding TRAP transporter permease, translated to MNEHDAKRAEAVLKEFDKESDTMEYTGVMAKIVAFIAIAFSVFQLYTATFGVLDAQLQRGIHLGFGLALVYLLYPTRKSWSRHKLHPLDLVLAILGAAAPGYIVYEYQHLVMRAGVVSDMDLIIGLTGILLVIEAARRVVGVPMVCVVLAFLAYAFAGPYMPGVLAHRGLTLSQLVGHLFYTTEGVFGIPLGVSSTFIFLFILFGAYLESTGLGKFFIDLANSIAGWASGGPAKVAVLSSGLMGTVSGSSVANVVGTGSLTIPMMKKLGYHKNFAGAVEAAASTGGQLMPPVMGAAAFLMAEFVGVPYIDIVKAAVVPALLYFAGVWLGVHFEAKRGKLKGLPKDQLPHFFTLLKERGHLALPLVIIVYLLVSGYTPMRAALVAIVLAILCSALRKSTRMQPIEIVRGLEKGAKNVLGVLVACAAAGIIIGVVTKTGVGLKLASGLLTLSGGLLLPTMFFTMITAILLGMGVPTTANYVITSTIAAPALVQMGVPVLAAHMFVFYFGIIADVTPPVALAAYAGSGISGGNALKTGVNASKLAIAAFIIPYIFVMSPVLLMMSGTVPELLLSTITALGGMVAISSALIGYLAVDCRTVERLILVVAGLLMIQPGLATDAIGLVLFGLILAGQLKRRPKEA
- a CDS encoding DUF1850 domain-containing protein, yielding MQKEFLLCGLGLILALWQILTLPCVVMWAGGQRLYLGEAAAGFPLSLRFIHSVQKTPVEEFLAVDEERQHFVLKATKYQSFGVGLPFDETEGEFVQEGDHFWLRGQNRSYPRLDFRVGVGTELSMKLGGRSFPLYKEYEPGTLVSVELMPLWKGLVMNE
- a CDS encoding TAXI family TRAP transporter solute-binding subunit, producing the protein MRFASLKKALVAGLAVVALAAVFTGCGGDNAAEKKFLNIGTGGTAGTYYPIGGAMAEILNKDIPGMNASAQSTGASVANINMLKDGSVDLAIVQNDITYYAVNGTEMFKDKKVDGLKGIATLYPETCQAVTLDSSGIKSIADLKGKKVAVGAMGSGVEANARQIMEAYGITYNDIQVQYLSFAEAASALKDGNIDAAFLTAGYPTSAVQDIASQHKVRLLPVDADKADALIAKYPFYTKTKIPAGTYAGFDEDVPAVSVMAMLVANDKVDDKLGYEITKALFKNLDRLHAAHSAAKAILKEKALEGMSLPVNAGAEKFFKE
- a CDS encoding histidine-type phosphatase, with translation MRIHKIILGLVTLLCLAFAQLAQAVPQDDFHAKYRLVQVIVLSRHNIRAPFFGPESSLNEVTDHAWHDFGVAAGELTPRGAQMEEYMGRYFRQYLEQEGLFSPEYLPESRDIRFTANGFQRTIATAQNFAKGFFPGVEAKVDYRGNVGDADPTFLPGTEGHKEAFAADNLAAVEALGGSRKLLQDITPGIGIAAKVLDRPVVDTTDVTVSVDDRLHISKSFRPLMKACDALTLQYYELGPDQAAFGHQLSFKEWQEIAAVKDWGIHLYRHVPALSRALSRPLLSVIQEELNTRQRKFTFLCGHDTNIASVMGAMEVKDTPLPETIEQEAPIGCKIVVEEWEDKTGESFINLKLVYPKSDQLAKAEPLTAVNPPEAVPLHLQNIHANEDGLITMQDFQQRLTDAIVSDAELLGIHY
- a CDS encoding PTS sugar transporter subunit IIC, whose translation is MNRAISFLAEILLPMAMRISEIRYLQAMREAFAILLPFILVASFFGIAQWVVLDPWGTVMGDNGLNLGQAITGLNPADEAYKKCDFVRSLLMIQGLCDSVVNVGFGLMSLLLVASLGYRLGVIWQGDPFITALTALGAFIIVTPQAVGGTAGLDLQYLGNRAVLTALLVATGAAWLFIRLAKNGNLRIDMPASVPQTVAKSFACLLPMLITFWCFALFALFLAQMDFLGTTSLNELIYALIQAPLMGFSQGLGFALLFQGMTWLLWWLGIHGHNVTSVIQNMVYVPAQLANQSGDGAYIISNGFFEAGLLHVLALLLAVLIFSRKESWRAVAKVGFPALFFNIQEPLYFGLPIVLNPLLLIPYVLAPMVNTVIGWLALSLELVPIFKYLVPWTMPPVFGGIIGTGSLSGGVLQLVWLLVDILIYAPFVVVANRTKDD
- a CDS encoding DUF896 domain-containing protein produces the protein MITKELITRINELSRKQRSTGLTEEEKKEQKNLREIYLEGIRGQMRQMLDNIEIVDDPRAAAGMQAPLSKEPRITHINEVAINLRPYVN
- a CDS encoding glycoside hydrolase family 3 N-terminal domain-containing protein translates to MDKMLKRRLMAAVVLVFLLAVLGGGLFASRLFPQVPAAVEKTKEALTGQETKRPLTIDEQVEEIVSSMSTTEKIGQLMVIGVQGTEANEDALYVLHQFHYGGIILFDRNLESKAQTKALVQDLQAGADEKLPLFVGIDEEGGRVVRGKDFITPPPSQEAVGKQGEPQQAQKLAKSTAAELKEMGINVNFAPVADVGAADGRSYSKEPYETLKFVQAAGEGYKESGMVYALKHFPGIGRGLVDSHKEISSIEAGESELRKVDLVPFREMINDTGKGKDLDYMVMVGHLNYPAFDKDNPASLSRKIITDLLRQEMGYQGLVITDDLEMGAIANHRSFRQVGVEAILAGCDIVLVCHEYQHAEDVYMGIYEAVQNGKISEMRLNESVRRVVKAKLLHGLRPADH